In Thauera sp. JM12B12, one DNA window encodes the following:
- a CDS encoding hydroxymethylglutaryl-CoA lyase — translation MANIRLPQSVRIVEMGPRDGLQNEKQLVSTDTKLELVRRLERAGLKAIETTSFVSPKWVPQMGDNAELLPRVLSAAAPGVAYPVLTPNLKGFEAALAAGAKEVAVFGAASESFSQKNINCSIAESLERFRPVTEAAHAAGVKVRGYVSCVVGCPYEGAIAPQAVADVAATLRDMGCYEVSLGDTIGVGTPASIARMLEAVMKRVPVEKLAGHYHDTYGMAVANVHASLEMGVAVFDASVGGLGGCPYAAGASGNVATEDVVWLLNGLGIDTGIDLDALVDTAAWISAQLGREPASRVARAVLAKRAKAACA, via the coding sequence ATGGCGAACATCCGCCTCCCCCAATCCGTCCGCATCGTCGAGATGGGCCCGCGCGACGGCCTGCAGAACGAGAAGCAGCTCGTCTCCACCGACACCAAGCTCGAGCTGGTGCGCCGCCTCGAGCGTGCCGGGCTGAAGGCGATCGAGACGACCTCCTTCGTGTCGCCCAAGTGGGTGCCGCAGATGGGCGACAACGCCGAGCTGCTGCCGCGCGTGCTCTCCGCTGCCGCGCCCGGCGTCGCCTATCCGGTGCTCACCCCCAACCTCAAGGGCTTCGAGGCCGCGCTCGCCGCCGGGGCGAAGGAGGTCGCGGTGTTCGGCGCCGCCTCCGAGTCCTTCAGCCAGAAGAACATCAACTGCTCGATCGCCGAGTCGCTCGAGCGCTTCCGCCCGGTCACCGAGGCGGCGCACGCGGCTGGCGTCAAGGTGCGCGGCTACGTCTCCTGCGTGGTCGGCTGCCCCTACGAGGGCGCGATCGCGCCGCAGGCGGTGGCGGACGTGGCGGCCACGCTGCGGGACATGGGCTGCTACGAGGTCTCGCTCGGCGACACCATCGGCGTCGGTACGCCGGCCAGCATCGCCCGCATGCTCGAGGCGGTGATGAAGCGCGTGCCGGTGGAGAAGCTCGCCGGCCACTACCACGACACCTACGGCATGGCGGTGGCCAACGTCCATGCGTCGCTGGAGATGGGCGTGGCGGTGTTCGACGCCTCGGTCGGCGGCCTCGGCGGCTGCCCGTATGCAGCGGGCGCATCGGGGAACGTCGCCACCGAGGACGTGGTCTGGTTGCTCAATGGCCTCGGTATCGACACCGGCATCGATCTCGACGCGCTGGTCGACACCGCTGCCTGGATCAGCGCCCAGCTCGGCCGCGAGCCGGCGTCGCGCGTGGCGCGGGCGGTGCTGGCCAAGCGTGCCAAGGCGGCTTGCGCTTGA
- a CDS encoding DUF1289 domain-containing protein: MSVPSPCINICRMSPDTGWCEGCQRTIDEITRWSRTTDDDRRSILAAVTERREWLGESGHAVESRA; this comes from the coding sequence ATGAGTGTTCCTTCCCCCTGCATCAATATCTGCCGCATGAGCCCCGACACCGGCTGGTGCGAAGGCTGCCAGCGCACGATCGACGAGATCACGCGCTGGAGCCGCACCACCGACGATGATCGCCGCAGCATCCTCGCCGCCGTGACCGAGCGCCGCGAGTGGTTGGGCGAGTCCGGCCACGCCGTGGAGTCGCGCGCATGA
- a CDS encoding DUF1289 domain-containing protein — translation MSGDALCVGVCMIDWDSGVCLGCGRTADEINGVPVAAPPEALQPATDQPAVLPPNVAAQVGEGSD, via the coding sequence ATGAGCGGCGACGCGCTCTGTGTCGGCGTGTGCATGATCGACTGGGATTCGGGCGTGTGCCTGGGCTGTGGGCGCACCGCGGACGAGATCAATGGCGTGCCGGTCGCAGCGCCGCCCGAAGCCTTGCAGCCCGCGACCGACCAGCCTGCGGTGCTGCCGCCCAATGTCGCCGCGCAGGTCGGGGAGGGCAGCGATTGA
- a CDS encoding MBL fold metallo-hydrolase: MSARPRLPDTIEVLERGWLSANNVLLFDGADAALVDSGYVSHAPQTVALMRAALDGRRLGRLINTHSHSDHIGGNASVQRAFGCTITVPVGMERAVTHWDEAALLLSTAAQSGEPFQVDATLAPGDRFVAGELEWQAIAAPGHDMDALAYYNAERRILMSGDALWRDGFGILFADVLGTGDGLGEARRTLEGIGRLAVDVVIPGHGAPFAEFDDALERAFARLRAFEADGARMARNAIRACITFKLLDVRSMALDELPRHLDETPLYREANQRFIGLAPDALAAWLVKELERAGVARREGRALVVA, encoded by the coding sequence TTGAGCGCGCGGCCCCGCCTGCCCGACACCATCGAGGTCCTCGAGCGCGGCTGGCTGTCGGCTAACAACGTGCTGCTGTTCGACGGCGCCGATGCGGCCCTGGTCGATTCCGGCTATGTCAGCCATGCCCCGCAGACGGTGGCGCTGATGCGCGCGGCGCTCGACGGCCGCCGGCTCGGGCGGCTGATCAACACCCATTCGCACTCGGATCACATCGGCGGCAACGCCAGCGTGCAGCGCGCCTTCGGGTGCACCATCACCGTGCCGGTGGGCATGGAGCGCGCGGTCACGCACTGGGACGAGGCGGCGCTGCTGCTGAGCACTGCAGCCCAGTCCGGCGAGCCCTTCCAGGTCGACGCCACGCTCGCACCGGGTGATCGCTTCGTCGCCGGAGAACTGGAATGGCAGGCGATCGCCGCCCCGGGCCATGACATGGACGCGCTCGCCTACTACAACGCCGAGCGCCGCATCCTGATGTCGGGCGATGCATTGTGGCGCGACGGCTTCGGCATCCTGTTCGCCGACGTGCTCGGTACCGGCGACGGGCTGGGCGAGGCGCGGCGCACGCTGGAAGGCATCGGCCGGCTCGCGGTCGATGTGGTGATCCCCGGCCACGGCGCGCCCTTCGCCGAATTCGACGACGCGCTCGAGCGTGCCTTCGCCCGCCTGCGCGCCTTCGAGGCCGACGGCGCGCGGATGGCGCGCAACGCCATCCGCGCCTGCATCACCTTCAAGCTGCTCGATGTGCGCAGCATGGCGCTCGACGAGCTGCCGCGCCACCTCGACGAGACCCCGCTGTACCGCGAAGCCAACCAACGCTTCATCGGCCTGGCCCCGGATGCGCTCGCCGCCTGGCTGGTGAAGGAGCTCGAGCGTGCCGGGGTGGCGCGGCGGGAAGGGCGGGCGCTGGTGGTTGCCTGA
- a CDS encoding alanine/glycine:cation symporter family protein: MQETVDWINGWVWSPALVYLCLLVGLYFSIRTRFMQVRHFGEMVRAMFRGRSSEAGVSSFQALTIALSGRVGTGNIAGVATAIGFGGPGAIFWMWMVAFLGAATAYIESALGQIYKVEHHGQYRGGPAYFIEKGLGWRVYAIVFAVATMIACGVLLPGIQTNSIAASMENAFGVAPAVTGTIIVILLGLIIFGGVRRIAQVTQVVVPFMALGYILAAAVVVALNVEKVPEVIRLIVSSAFGLDAGFGAMIGLAIQWGVKRGVYSNEAGQGTGPHAAAAAEVPHPAAQGLVQAFSVYIDTLFVCSATAFMILITGTYNVTGADGQQVFTGLANIAAGTGFTQAAMEQVLPGFGAVFVAVALFFFAFTTVLAYYYIAETNLAYLTRNLRSEALIFVLRVALIGSALYGCVRTSDLAWGLGDIGVGMMAWLNLFAILVLQKPALLALKDYEAQQAKGRLEPQFDPRPLGIENAELWERIADKRKA, translated from the coding sequence ATGCAAGAAACCGTCGACTGGATCAACGGCTGGGTCTGGAGCCCGGCCCTTGTCTATCTCTGCCTGCTGGTGGGCCTCTACTTCTCGATCCGCACGCGCTTCATGCAGGTGCGCCACTTCGGCGAGATGGTGCGGGCGATGTTCCGCGGCCGTAGTTCGGAAGCGGGCGTGTCGTCCTTCCAGGCCCTGACCATCGCGCTTTCGGGCCGGGTGGGTACCGGCAACATCGCCGGCGTGGCCACCGCGATCGGCTTCGGCGGTCCGGGCGCCATCTTCTGGATGTGGATGGTGGCCTTCCTCGGTGCCGCGACTGCCTACATCGAGTCCGCGCTCGGCCAGATCTACAAGGTCGAGCACCACGGCCAGTACCGTGGCGGCCCGGCCTACTTCATCGAGAAGGGCCTGGGCTGGCGCGTGTATGCGATCGTGTTCGCGGTCGCGACGATGATCGCCTGCGGCGTGCTGCTGCCCGGTATCCAGACCAACAGCATCGCGGCCAGCATGGAGAACGCCTTCGGCGTGGCGCCGGCGGTCACCGGCACCATCATTGTCATCCTGCTCGGTCTGATCATCTTCGGCGGCGTGCGCCGCATCGCCCAGGTCACTCAGGTGGTCGTGCCCTTCATGGCGCTCGGCTACATCCTGGCCGCGGCCGTGGTGGTTGCGCTCAACGTGGAGAAGGTGCCCGAGGTCATCCGCCTGATCGTGTCCTCGGCCTTCGGCCTGGATGCCGGCTTTGGCGCGATGATCGGCCTGGCCATCCAGTGGGGCGTGAAGCGTGGCGTGTATTCCAACGAAGCCGGCCAGGGCACAGGCCCGCATGCGGCGGCGGCGGCCGAGGTTCCGCACCCGGCGGCGCAGGGCCTGGTGCAGGCTTTCTCGGTATATATCGACACCTTGTTCGTGTGTTCGGCCACCGCCTTCATGATCCTGATCACCGGCACCTACAACGTCACCGGCGCGGACGGGCAGCAGGTATTCACCGGCCTGGCCAACATCGCCGCGGGCACCGGCTTCACCCAGGCCGCGATGGAGCAGGTGCTGCCCGGCTTCGGTGCGGTGTTCGTGGCGGTGGCGCTGTTCTTCTTCGCCTTCACGACGGTGCTGGCCTACTACTACATTGCCGAGACCAACCTCGCCTACCTTACCCGCAACCTGCGTTCCGAGGCGCTGATCTTCGTGCTGCGGGTGGCGCTGATCGGCTCCGCGCTCTATGGCTGCGTGCGTACGAGCGACCTTGCCTGGGGGCTGGGCGACATCGGCGTGGGCATGATGGCCTGGCTCAACCTGTTCGCCATCCTGGTGCTGCAGAAGCCGGCGCTGCTGGCGCTGAAGGACTATGAGGCGCAGCAGGCCAAGGGGCGTCTCGAGCCGCAGTTCGATCCCCGTCCTCTCGGCATCGAGAACGCCGAGCTGTGGGAGCGGATCGCCGACAAGCGCAAGGCCTGA
- the rapZ gene encoding RNase adapter RapZ, whose amino-acid sequence MQIVLISGLSGSGKSIALNVLEDAGYYVVDNLPAALLPQLVTHLRGAGWRRVAVAVDMRSGVSIAALPQQVESLRAMVRDLRFIFLEARDDALIARFSETRRRHPLAIDDVSLEEAIQREREALESIAELGHRIDTSDLHPNTLRAWVKDFIQMPSTEGMTLMFESFGFKYGIPLDADLVFDVRCLPNPHYDPRLRPLTGRDQPVIAFLEKIPEVARMAQDIHQFVANWLPAYLRDNRSYLTVAIGCTGGQHRSVYLAEWLAARFRDQLDVIVRHRSAARRAADRAAGSHESGGGTAQ is encoded by the coding sequence ATGCAGATCGTACTCATCAGCGGCCTCTCCGGATCGGGCAAGAGCATCGCCCTCAACGTGCTGGAGGACGCCGGCTACTACGTGGTGGACAACCTGCCGGCCGCGCTGCTGCCGCAGCTCGTCACCCACCTGCGCGGCGCCGGCTGGCGGCGGGTGGCGGTCGCGGTGGACATGCGCTCGGGGGTGAGCATCGCTGCCTTGCCGCAGCAGGTGGAGAGCCTGCGGGCGATGGTGCGAGACCTGCGATTCATCTTCCTCGAGGCGCGTGACGATGCGCTGATCGCGCGCTTTTCCGAAACCCGCCGCCGTCACCCGCTGGCGATCGACGACGTCAGCCTGGAGGAGGCGATCCAGCGCGAGCGCGAGGCGCTCGAAAGCATCGCCGAACTCGGCCATCGCATCGACACCAGCGACCTGCATCCCAACACGCTGCGTGCCTGGGTCAAGGACTTCATCCAGATGCCCTCGACCGAAGGCATGACGCTGATGTTCGAGTCCTTCGGCTTCAAGTACGGGATTCCGCTCGATGCCGACCTCGTCTTCGACGTGCGCTGCCTCCCCAACCCGCACTACGATCCGCGCCTGCGTCCGCTCACCGGGCGCGACCAGCCGGTGATCGCGTTCCTCGAGAAGATCCCCGAAGTCGCACGCATGGCGCAGGACATCCACCAGTTCGTCGCCAACTGGCTGCCGGCCTACCTGCGCGACAACCGCAGCTATCTCACTGTGGCGATCGGTTGTACCGGCGGCCAGCACCGTTCGGTGTACCTCGCCGAGTGGCTGGCAGCGCGCTTCCGCGACCAGCTCGACGTGATCGTTCGCCATCGCTCTGCGGCGCGGCGTGCGGCCGACCGCGCGGCGGGCAGCCATGAATCCGGGGGCGGAACCGCGCAGTGA
- a CDS encoding NusG domain II-containing protein, producing MSFEWSQWRALLRPGDLVMVALGLLVCAQAVWTLWRGGEPDGAIVRAGGRVVAEVDLARARTIEVPGPLGVTVIEVQPGRARVASDPGPRQYCVRQGWLTQAGAVAICAPNEVSLSLSGRAADYDSLNY from the coding sequence GTGAGTTTCGAGTGGTCGCAATGGCGGGCGCTGCTGCGTCCGGGTGATCTCGTCATGGTCGCGCTCGGCCTGCTGGTGTGCGCCCAGGCGGTGTGGACCCTGTGGCGGGGTGGCGAGCCCGATGGCGCGATCGTCCGGGCCGGCGGGCGGGTGGTGGCGGAGGTGGATCTTGCGCGCGCGCGCACGATCGAGGTGCCCGGGCCGCTCGGCGTCACCGTGATCGAGGTCCAGCCCGGCCGTGCGCGCGTCGCATCCGATCCCGGCCCGCGCCAATACTGCGTGCGCCAGGGCTGGCTCACGCAGGCGGGCGCGGTGGCGATCTGTGCGCCCAACGAAGTCAGCCTCAGCCTCAGCGGTCGCGCCGCGGACTATGACTCCCTCAACTATTGA
- a CDS encoding Gx transporter family protein — protein sequence MTPSTIELTPTAEDRRIARHAAAAIVLTVAEAAIPLPLPGVKPGLANIVTLVVLARWGWREAVWVSLLRVLAGSLLLGQFFAPGFFLSLSGALASLVVLGFAMHLPRRWFGPVSHSILAAFAHIGAQLVVARLWLVPHDGVFYLLPVFALAAVVFGLVNGLVAARLLAELPSPPGGAKAPER from the coding sequence ATGACTCCCTCAACTATTGAACTGACGCCCACCGCGGAGGACCGCCGCATTGCCCGCCACGCTGCGGCGGCGATCGTGCTGACGGTGGCCGAGGCGGCGATTCCGCTGCCGCTGCCCGGTGTCAAGCCCGGGCTGGCGAACATCGTGACCCTGGTGGTGCTGGCGCGCTGGGGCTGGCGCGAGGCGGTGTGGGTGTCGCTGCTGCGCGTGCTGGCGGGCAGTCTGCTGCTCGGCCAGTTCTTCGCACCCGGTTTCTTTCTCAGCCTGTCCGGCGCGCTCGCCAGCCTGGTCGTGCTCGGCTTCGCGATGCACCTGCCGAGGCGCTGGTTCGGGCCGGTCAGCCACAGCATCCTGGCCGCCTTCGCCCACATCGGTGCGCAGCTGGTGGTGGCCCGGCTATGGCTGGTGCCGCACGATGGCGTGTTCTATCTGTTGCCGGTGTTTGCGTTGGCGGCGGTGGTGTTCGGGCTGGTCAACGGTCTGGTCGCCGCCCGCCTGCTGGCCGAGCTGCCCTCGCCGCCGGGCGGGGCAAAGGCGCCGGAACGCTGA
- a CDS encoding dienelactone hydrolase family protein, with translation MKTMETATDRQQFDSLLPAARLDRRGFVTTLAAAGFALAVQPVHASTVIATDSAGLRAGEATVAVEGGALPVYYARPASGSRLPVVLVVQEIFGVHEHIRDVCRRLAHQGYLAIAPELFFRQGDPRTIDNVGEILQAIVSKVPDAQVMADLDACAAWSANQGGAPDWLAVTGFCWGGRITWLYAAHNPKVKCGVAWYGRLDGTPSELTPKHPIDVAAALHAPVLGLYGGQDQGIPLADVEMMGDALKSAGSASTIHVYPDAPHAFHADYRPSYRKAEAEDGWKRLLDWFAQHRS, from the coding sequence ATGAAGACCATGGAAACGGCCACCGATCGCCAACAGTTCGACAGCCTGCTGCCCGCCGCGCGCCTCGATCGCCGCGGCTTCGTCACGACCCTCGCCGCCGCCGGATTCGCGCTCGCCGTGCAGCCGGTGCACGCGAGCACGGTGATCGCCACCGACAGCGCCGGACTGCGTGCCGGAGAAGCCACCGTGGCGGTAGAGGGCGGCGCCCTGCCGGTCTATTACGCCCGTCCCGCAAGCGGCTCCAGACTGCCGGTGGTGCTGGTGGTGCAGGAGATCTTCGGTGTGCACGAACACATCCGGGATGTCTGCCGCCGCCTTGCCCATCAGGGTTATCTGGCGATCGCGCCCGAGCTCTTCTTCCGCCAGGGTGACCCGCGCACCATCGACAACGTCGGCGAGATCCTCCAGGCGATCGTTTCCAAGGTGCCGGACGCCCAAGTCATGGCGGACCTCGACGCCTGCGCGGCGTGGTCGGCAAACCAGGGCGGCGCCCCCGACTGGCTGGCGGTCACCGGGTTCTGCTGGGGGGGGCGCATCACCTGGCTGTACGCCGCGCACAACCCGAAGGTGAAGTGCGGCGTGGCCTGGTACGGCCGTCTGGATGGCACCCCCTCCGAGCTCACCCCGAAGCACCCGATCGACGTGGCCGCGGCACTGCACGCGCCGGTGCTCGGTCTCTACGGCGGCCAGGATCAGGGCATACCGCTCGCCGACGTGGAGATGATGGGCGATGCGCTCAAGAGCGCCGGCAGCGCCAGTACCATCCACGTCTATCCCGATGCGCCGCACGCCTTCCATGCCGACTACCGGCCGAGCTACCGCAAGGCGGAGGCCGAGGATGGCTGGAAGCGGCTGCTGGACTGGTTCGCGCAGCACCGCAGCTGA
- a CDS encoding EAL domain-containing protein has translation MSARDRAQLRMTNERLERLLATGPTVLYSLHQVDGALQATWVSDNIERLTGYRAAEAMTPGWWADHLDPSTRTDVIRRARRLIADGRLCYEYRFRCRDGRMIWVRDDMRVLPQQEGEALEVAGSWTDITTERRTEELRAARAAVLDGVVASQPLAAILDMIAGRLEALIPEMRVSVLLLDARSRRLHVGAAPRLPDFYNAAVEGLEIGEGRGSCGTAAFRGERVIVADIARHPYWRGFRAVAERAGVRACWSMPFKDTAGQVLGTFATYYDTPRTPAQDELDLVEEFARITGLAVQKVRAEAALRQSSAVFESTRDGVVITTLEPRIVAVNPAYTEITGYSAEEAIGRNPSLLRSGRHDRAFYQAMWASLRQVGYWQGEVWNRRANGEVYPQWLTLSTVRDEAGEPSHYVGVFTDLTQLKRSEQQLEHLTHYDPLTDLPNRLLVQSRLEHAIDQARRHRGRLGVLFVDLDRFKNVNDSLGHPAGDALIQAVAGRLRAGLRVEDTLARLGGDEFLVVIEDLESADEAASVARKLTELVQQPFRVAGDREVIVSASVGISLYPDDGASATDLIQYADAALYQAKAEGRNSFCFYASELTAAVSERMEMEMGLRRALERGELRIHYQPLVSLKGGRVGAEALLRWQPPGEALVRPDRFIPLAEETGLIVPIGGWVLREACRQARAWLDAGLDFGGVAVNLSVRQFRARDLVSLVAEVLRETGLPAARLQLEITESALMDEVEQAVDTLHHLYALGVTLAVDDFGTGYSSLAYLKRFPIGTLKVDQSFVRGIAVDESDRAIVVATIAMARGLGFSTTAEGVETEAQLAILRTLGCDAYQGFLFSRPLEAAEFARLPCFGSAGAMR, from the coding sequence ATGAGCGCGCGCGACCGCGCCCAGCTGCGCATGACGAACGAGCGCCTCGAGCGGCTGCTGGCCACCGGCCCCACCGTGCTCTACAGCCTGCACCAGGTCGACGGGGCGCTGCAGGCAACGTGGGTCAGCGACAACATCGAGCGCCTGACCGGTTACCGGGCCGCCGAGGCGATGACGCCCGGATGGTGGGCGGACCACCTCGATCCGTCGACGCGAACGGACGTGATCAGGCGCGCCCGACGACTGATCGCGGACGGGCGGCTCTGTTACGAGTATCGCTTCCGGTGCCGGGACGGGCGCATGATCTGGGTGCGCGACGACATGCGGGTGTTGCCGCAGCAGGAGGGGGAGGCGCTCGAGGTCGCCGGGAGCTGGACGGACATCACCACCGAGCGCCGGACCGAGGAGCTGCGGGCGGCGCGTGCCGCCGTGCTCGACGGCGTGGTCGCGAGCCAGCCGCTGGCGGCGATCCTCGACATGATCGCCGGCAGGCTGGAGGCGCTGATTCCCGAGATGCGCGTTTCGGTGCTGCTGCTCGACGCGCGCAGCAGGCGGCTTCATGTCGGCGCCGCCCCTCGTCTGCCGGACTTCTACAACGCTGCGGTGGAAGGGCTGGAGATCGGCGAAGGGCGCGGCTCCTGCGGCACGGCGGCGTTTCGCGGCGAGCGGGTGATCGTCGCGGACATCGCCCGGCACCCCTACTGGCGAGGTTTCCGGGCCGTGGCCGAGCGCGCCGGGGTGCGCGCTTGCTGGTCCATGCCGTTCAAGGACACTGCCGGACAGGTGCTCGGCACCTTCGCCACCTATTACGACACGCCGCGCACGCCCGCCCAGGACGAGCTCGATCTGGTCGAGGAGTTCGCCCGCATCACCGGCCTCGCGGTGCAGAAGGTGCGCGCAGAGGCGGCCCTGCGCCAGTCTTCGGCGGTGTTCGAGAGCACGCGCGATGGGGTGGTGATCACCACGCTCGAGCCGCGCATCGTCGCGGTCAACCCGGCCTACACCGAGATCACCGGTTACAGCGCGGAGGAGGCGATCGGCCGCAACCCCAGCCTGCTGCGCTCCGGCCGGCACGACCGCGCCTTCTACCAGGCGATGTGGGCGAGCCTGCGGCAGGTCGGCTACTGGCAGGGCGAGGTCTGGAACAGGCGGGCGAACGGCGAGGTGTATCCGCAATGGCTGACGCTGAGCACCGTGCGCGACGAGGCCGGCGAGCCCAGCCACTATGTCGGCGTGTTCACCGATCTCACCCAGCTCAAGCGCTCGGAGCAACAGCTCGAACATCTGACCCATTACGATCCGCTCACCGACCTGCCCAACCGCTTGCTGGTGCAGTCGCGGCTGGAACACGCGATCGACCAGGCGCGTCGGCATCGCGGCAGGCTCGGTGTGCTGTTCGTCGACCTAGACCGCTTCAAGAACGTGAACGACAGCCTCGGACATCCGGCCGGGGATGCGCTCATTCAGGCCGTGGCCGGCCGCCTGCGCGCGGGCCTGCGCGTGGAGGACACCCTGGCCCGCCTCGGCGGTGACGAGTTCCTCGTCGTCATCGAGGATCTGGAGTCGGCCGACGAGGCTGCGAGCGTCGCCCGCAAGCTCACGGAGCTGGTACAGCAGCCCTTCCGCGTGGCCGGCGACCGCGAGGTCATCGTCAGCGCGAGCGTGGGCATCAGCCTGTATCCGGACGACGGCGCCAGCGCCACCGACCTCATCCAGTATGCCGACGCGGCGCTCTATCAGGCCAAGGCGGAGGGGCGCAACAGCTTCTGCTTCTATGCGAGCGAGCTCACCGCTGCGGTGAGCGAGCGCATGGAGATGGAGATGGGCTTGCGGCGTGCGCTCGAGCGCGGCGAGCTGCGCATCCACTACCAGCCGCTGGTGAGCCTGAAGGGCGGGCGGGTCGGCGCCGAGGCGCTGCTGCGCTGGCAGCCGCCGGGGGAAGCGCTGGTACGGCCGGATCGCTTCATTCCCCTCGCCGAGGAGACCGGACTCATCGTCCCGATCGGCGGCTGGGTACTGCGCGAGGCTTGCCGCCAGGCGCGGGCGTGGCTGGATGCCGGCCTGGACTTCGGTGGTGTCGCGGTGAATCTGTCGGTGCGTCAGTTCCGCGCCCGCGACCTGGTGAGCCTGGTCGCTGAGGTACTGCGCGAAACGGGCTTGCCGGCGGCGCGTCTGCAGCTCGAGATCACCGAGTCGGCGCTGATGGACGAGGTCGAGCAGGCGGTCGACACACTCCACCACTTGTATGCGCTGGGCGTCACCCTCGCGGTGGACGATTTCGGCACTGGCTATTCGTCGCTTGCCTACCTGAAGCGGTTTCCGATCGGCACGCTGAAGGTCGACCAGAGTTTCGTGCGTGGCATCGCCGTCGACGAGAGTGATCGCGCGATCGTGGTGGCGACCATCGCCATGGCGCGCGGGCTCGGCTTTTCGACCACGGCCGAAGGCGTCGAGACCGAAGCGCAGCTGGCGATCCTGCGCACGCTCGGCTGCGACGCCTATCAGGGCTTCCTGTTCAGCCGTCCGCTCGAGGCTGCCGAGTTCGCCCGCCTGCCGTGCTTCGGCAGCGCGGGCGCGATGCGCTGA
- the infA gene encoding translation initiation factor IF-1, producing MAKEELIEMHGSVTEVLPDGRYRVTLDNGHNLIAYSGGKMRKHHIRIIAGDSVSLEMSPYDLSKGRITFRHLPGRAAGASAAPQSRR from the coding sequence ATGGCCAAGGAAGAACTCATCGAAATGCATGGATCCGTCACCGAGGTGCTGCCCGACGGCCGCTACCGCGTGACACTGGACAACGGCCACAACCTCATCGCCTATTCCGGCGGCAAGATGCGCAAGCACCACATCCGCATCATTGCCGGCGACAGCGTCTCCCTCGAGATGTCGCCCTATGATCTGAGCAAAGGCCGCATCACTTTCCGTCATCTGCCCGGCCGCGCGGCCGGCGCCAGCGCAGCGCCCCAGTCCCGCCGCTGA
- a CDS encoding ABC transporter substrate-binding protein, whose product MQRRAFLLRLAALAAGAAGAGSGCDPDVPLAVGIHPWPGYEPFYIARAFGWLPDYVRLREGGTASDSVAAMKAGELDAAALTLDEVLAVRASGLALTVVLVFDVSVGADAVMARRDIEQPADVAGRPIAVERGAVGELVLDKLLAAAGLTEADVTVLDIAPDDQLEAWRRGEIDVAIGYEPVTRLLEREGARRLFDSRQFPGVIFDVLAVRSDRLSVRRSQLDALLSAHFRALDHLRVNRDDALRRIAAWRGLSLEETERSFAGLNLPDLAGNRAYLDVTGARGILKSARELNVLMLRAGRLSVADDLIGLIDPSCLPRNGSA is encoded by the coding sequence ATGCAACGTCGTGCTTTCTTACTGCGACTCGCGGCACTCGCTGCGGGGGCGGCCGGTGCGGGCAGTGGCTGCGACCCTGACGTACCACTTGCCGTCGGCATTCATCCCTGGCCGGGCTACGAACCGTTCTACATCGCGCGCGCCTTCGGCTGGCTGCCCGACTACGTGCGCCTGCGCGAAGGCGGGACTGCAAGCGATTCGGTCGCGGCGATGAAGGCCGGCGAACTCGATGCCGCTGCGCTGACGCTCGACGAGGTGCTCGCGGTGCGGGCGAGCGGCCTGGCCCTGACCGTGGTGCTGGTGTTCGACGTCTCGGTCGGTGCCGACGCGGTGATGGCTCGGCGCGACATCGAGCAGCCTGCCGACGTCGCCGGGCGACCAATCGCGGTCGAGCGCGGCGCTGTGGGCGAACTGGTGCTCGACAAGCTGCTGGCGGCCGCCGGCCTGACCGAGGCGGATGTCACCGTGCTCGACATCGCGCCCGATGATCAGCTCGAGGCGTGGCGACGGGGCGAGATCGACGTCGCGATCGGCTATGAGCCGGTCACCCGGCTGCTCGAACGCGAGGGCGCGCGCCGCCTGTTCGACAGCCGGCAGTTTCCGGGCGTGATCTTCGATGTGCTCGCAGTTCGCAGCGACCGCCTGTCCGTTCGACGCAGCCAGCTCGATGCGCTGTTGAGCGCGCATTTTCGCGCCCTCGACCACCTGCGCGTGAACCGGGACGACGCCCTGCGCCGCATTGCGGCCTGGCGGGGTCTCAGCCTGGAAGAGACCGAGCGCAGCTTTGCCGGCCTCAATCTGCCGGATCTTGCCGGCAACCGCGCCTACCTCGACGTCACGGGGGCGCGCGGCATCCTCAAGAGCGCGCGCGAGCTCAATGTGCTGATGCTGCGTGCCGGGCGCCTGTCCGTGGCCGACGACCTGATCGGTCTGATCGACCCGAGCTGCCTGCCGCGCAACGGGAGCGCGTGA